Genomic window (Prosthecochloris aestuarii DSM 271):
TTCGTATTCCTATGATTGACGGCCGTAACGGGGCGGAAAAACTTATTGATGCAGATCTTGATGAGTTTCTGTCGGCAACGCGCGATCAAGGCAGGGGAGGCGTTATAATTTCGGCTCATTTCGGTAACTGGGAGCTGACTGGTGTGTGTGTCGGGTTGCTCGGTGCACCGATGACTATTGTCGTCAAACGGCTCAGGAATGCATTGATCGATCGTGAGATCAATGCTCTTCGCAGTTTTCACGGCAACAGCGTCGTGTACAAAAAACAGGCCTTGCGCGAAGGTTTGCGTCTTCTTCAGGGGGGGGGGTATATAACCATGCTTGCCGATCAGTCCGATCCTAAAGGCGGTTTTGTCATGCCGTTTCTGGGTCGTCCGGCATCGGTTTTTCTCGGCCCTGCTTTTCTTGCCCTGAAAGCAGGCGTACCGGTTTTTCTTGGTATGACCCGGCGTCAGGAGAGCGGCCGATACCTGCTGGAGGCCAGAGAAATACCCACATCAGATCTCTCTTTCGGCAAGGCTGGGATTCAGGAACTTGCCCGCCGTTATACTGAGGCAATAGAAGAGTATATCTACCGCTATCCTGAAGAGTGGTTCTGGCTGCACGACCGGTGGAAGCGGATTTCGGGTTGATGCGTGTGGATTATGGCGCGGTATGGCCGACCCGGTGACTGCTTTCGTTTTTATTATGGGTTGTCAATGACGAGTGCACAGAATAGCATAAATGCCGATTGCTGTTGTTGCACTCTTGGGCACCGTTCCTTTTTTAACCTGGTAATCGCTTTATGCCAAACAATGAAATAGTCAATCTTCTGTGGTCTGGCGGCTGGGATTCAACCTTCCGACTGTGTGATCTTCTGCTGGTTCAGGACCGTCGTGTCCGACTGTATTATGTCGTGGATCCGGGTCGTCAATCGGTGGCACAGGAGATCAAGGCCATGCAGAGAATCCGCAAACGCCTTCAAGAGCGGATTGCGTCCTTCGACACACGATTACTGTCTATGCAGGTTGTCTGGCTTTGGGAGATTGCACCCGAGTCTTCGATGACAAGTCGCTATGAAAGCTTGAGGAAGCGCTTCAAGAGTTTTGGGCCGCAGTACGAGTGGCTGGGACGATTTGTTGCTGAGCAGGGGATAGGTGATTTAGAGCTTTCGATAGAATCCAATTCGTTCAGGCCGAATGGCCCGCTATGGAGCGCTCTGGAGGATATGCTCGTTGAAGAGGAAAGAAATTTTCGATTGTGTGACAATCCTTCGGATCCCGATTTCGAGTTTTTCCGATCTTTCAGATTTCCGCTGATCAAAACGACCAAGTTGGCAATGATGCATTATGCAAAGGAGCACGGTTTTGACGATATCATGTTTCAATCATGGTTCTGTCATACACCACATAACGGCCGTCCATGCGGTATCTGTCATCCCTGCCATTTTGTGATTACCGAGGGGATGAGTCGACGGATGCCTCTGTCCGGAAAAATTCGCTA
Coding sequences:
- a CDS encoding lysophospholipid acyltransferase family protein, yielding MASGKTLQQRIQERSVFLLFSFLGTVTRMLSRDFFERLACVIGDIVYDVLRIRRSLVERNLSQTFPLKSAREISVIARKVYRNVVISLLEVFRIPMIDGRNGAEKLIDADLDEFLSATRDQGRGGVIISAHFGNWELTGVCVGLLGAPMTIVVKRLRNALIDREINALRSFHGNSVVYKKQALREGLRLLQGGGYITMLADQSDPKGGFVMPFLGRPASVFLGPAFLALKAGVPVFLGMTRRQESGRYLLEAREIPTSDLSFGKAGIQELARRYTEAIEEYIYRYPEEWFWLHDRWKRISG